The Oscillatoria acuminata PCC 6304 genomic interval GGGCGAGGGGCGACTGCCTACTGGGTCAAACCGATTCTGGATCAAGGGGGTGACCCGGGTAATTTTCTGCGGGGATTGCGACTGATTTGTTCGGTTCTACGAATGTTTTTATGGGGAAGATCCAGATAGGCTAGTAGTATCTTGTTTTCAGTTGAATTTAGATAAAAGCGTTTGTAGCAAGTTTTAAATTACAAATTCTTGCTCAATTATTGAAAATTAAGGATTTGAACCAGTGAACTGTAGAGGGGGATATTTCCGTGTACAAGTGGGTCTTACCAACGATTAGCGAGGTTTTAGCACAGGCGGGGAAAGCCGACAATTCCTCGGACCCAGGGATGGGTTTGACTGGGGAAGATCCGGGCGATCGCAACGGGCCCACCCCCCGTCCAGATGCCGCAACGGTGTGGTTGCGCCGAATTCGGGCCGATCGCCAATGGCAAGGGGCCGTCGCCTCCGTCTGCTCTCTCCTCGATGGCGAACTGGCAGGCGATCACCCGGATACCCACAATCCCCTCTCTACCAAAGGGTTAGTTTTATCCGGTCCCGTCCCCGTTTTAACCCAATCCCCCCACTTAGAACAGTTCTCAACCTGGACCTTTGCGGGGGTGCAGCAGTCCGGCGCAGGGTTATCCTCCTCCCTGTTCTTCCCCACCACAGATAGCGGTTCCGATGCCCCCAACCCGACGGTTTTACCCCTGCTCACCGGGGACCCCTTGGCCCGCGAACAATTTTGTTTGGTCTTAACGGCGCGGTTTAGTCTGGTTATGTTAGTGGGATTAAACCCCCAGGGACAACCGGCGTTTCAGTTTTCCTTTGACCCCGAGACGATCGCCTTGGTGTGGCAAGGGTTGCGATCGCGTCTGCTTCCCTTCAAAAATCAGACCGCTATTTCCACCTTAGATCAGCAGTTCCAACGGTTCCACCCCTGCACCCCAGACTACAAAATTGTCTGTCAGTTTACCCAACAGCTTCTGGAATATCTCCCCGACCCCCTAGAACTCGACCGCGAAATGCTCAATGAAATGGAAACATTCGCGGCAGATTGGACCGGGTGGGGTTCCTCCATGCGGGCCTTACCCCAATCCGGAGAGGATTGTCCCAATGGTGAAGCGGAGATTTGCTGGGAGGTATCCCGTCCCGATGGCAATTCTCGGGTCTCGACCTCTGGGGAACGCCGAACGGCCCTGAACAATCCGGACCCGGGGACTGCCAAAACTTTGAGGTCCAAGGGTGGAAAAGCTGTGGGAACCGTCTCGGCCAAAACGGCGAATCCCCGGAAACCGGCGATCGACCAACCCTTAGATGACCTGCGGGATGCCGCGAGTAAGAACGTCCGAAACCAAGCCCCGGCCTTGGATGTGGAATTATTACAGGCGATCGCTCACGAAGTTAGAACCCCTTTAGCCACCATCCGCACCCTCACCCGACTCTTACTCAAACGCCGTCATCTCGATGCTGAGATTATCAAACGCTTAGAAGCGATTGATCGTGAATGTAGCGAGCAAATCGACCGCTTTGGGTTATTTTTCCGGGCAGTGGAATTAGAAACCACCAAGGATGCTCACGCGCCGGTGCACCTAACTTCCACCTCCCTCACCCAGGTATTAAATAGTTGTATCCCGCGCTGGGAAAAACAAGCCAGCCGACGCAACCTCACCTTAGATGTGATTTTGCCGCAAAAAATGCCCTCGGTAGTCAGTGACCCTTCCTTGTTGGATCAAGTCCTCACCGGGGCGATCGATAACTTCACCTCCACCCTACCTGCCGGAGGCAAACTCCGGGTGGAAATTTCCCTAGCGGGTCATCAGTTGAAGGTAGAACTCCACTCTCAAACCCATGCCTCCGTCAATTCCGAACCCTCGGTTTCCGGGACTCAGGCCCTCAAATCTCTCGGTCAAATGTTGATGTTTCAGCCAGAAACCGGCAACCTCAGCCTGAATCTAAGCGTGACTAAAAACCTGTTTCAAGCCTTGGGGGGTAAACTGATTGTCCGCAACCGTCACCAACATGGACAAGTGCTGACAATCTTCTTACCCTTGGAAATGCGGGGATAATCAAACAAGATGGGGGTTGAGAAACCGGGTTTCTTTCATCAATTTAGGGAACTCCAAAAAATAAAATCTCCAAAACGTTCCATTCGTAGTGAGTGCTCAACGGAGTAGCCCCGTCATTGTAGGGGCGCAATGCTTGCGCCCCTGGGGCCTGCACATTGCGCCCCTACAAATACTTCCTTTTAGTTAGTTGAACGGTTGGATGATTTATATTTTGCAATCCCCTTAGGCAATCAAGCAACAATTGTCAAACCCGGTTTCTGGTCCTAGGGTGAGGGTTGAGAAACCGGGTTTCTTTCATCAACTTAGGCAATCCACCCACAATTGTCGCAGAAACCCGGTTTCTAGTCCTAGGGTGAGGGTTGAGAAACCGGGTTTCTTTCATCAATTTAGGCAACTCCAAAAAATAAAATCTCCAAAACGTTCCGTTCGTAGTGAGTGTTCAACGGAGTAGCCCCGTCATTGTAGGGGCGCAATGCGCAGGCCCCTGGGGCCTGCGCATTGCGCCCCTACAAATACCTTCCTTTTAGTTAGTTGAACGGTTGGATGATTTATCTTTTGCAATCCCCTTAGGCAATCAACCCCCAATTGTCGCAGAAACCCGGTTTCTGGTCCTCTTGCAGGGAGTTAGAAACCGGGTTTTTAACCTAAATTTAGGCAATAAAATAACAGGTTGATTCGTTCACCATTCCCCATCGCTTTCGTTGTAAACGGGTAATAAAATGCTAAACACCGAACCCCGTCCGACTCGACTTTTGACCGTAATTGAACCCCCGGAATGGAGTAAAAGCTGTTGGACAATGGTTAAACCAAGTCCTGCTCCTTCTATATCATCATTAATGGCTTGACGACCCCGATAAAAGGCTTCAAAAATCTTAGGAATTTCCCCTGGGGGAATGCCGGTACCCGTATCGCGAAATTCTAGTTGAACGTAATCTCCTTGTTGCTTGGAACGCACCCAAACTTCTCCACCGGACCCGGTGAATTTAATCGCATTTTGCAGCAAATTAATGACAATTTTTTTGATCCAATCTCGGGTGCAAACCACTGGGGGTAGAGTGCTGCGGAGGGTGTAGGCGAGGAGTACCCCTTTTTCCTGGGCGATCGGTTGATAGGTACTGACGATTCCCGGGACGAGTTCTCCTAAGCGGATGCCCTCCATCTTCGCTTGATCTACCTCGCTTTCTAGGCGCACCAGTTCAAGGAATCCTTCGATTAAGGCATTTTGCCGATCGCAAGACTGATGCAACAGCGCACTATATCGGTCTCTTTGCGCCGGTTTGAGTTTCGGGGAATCCAGCAAACTCAAGGCCGTTTTCATGTTCGTTAACGGTGTGCGAAGTTCCTGTCCAATCTTATTCAGAAACTCGTCTTTAAACTTCAACGCATCCAACAGTTCTTGATTTTGTCGTTGCAATGCGGCCAGTTCTCCCTCCCCGGCCAATTCTTGTCCCTGTTGTTCCAGTCGCTGGAGTTGCTTGCTAAATAAATGTCCCAATAATAAAGGGTCTGGTTTGGACAGTTCCATGTGACCAAAGGCAATGTCCCAATTGGCAAGTAAATTCTCGCAAACTCGCCCAGAAGTCTCGATCGGGTATTGATTCTCCTCAGAAATTGGACAACTCTGGCACCGCCCTTTACTCACCGATACTTTTAATCCATCGAAGACCTGTTGAATCGTTTGTTGGTCTAGGGAATAAAGGGCAACTAGGGTTTTATTTGGGTGGGATTCTCGATGAGAATGGGATTCGACCCCTTTGGATTGGGCGGGACTGGCTAAAATTGCCACGGATAATTCCGGGGACAACACAATCAGAAAATATTCCTCGTTCAGTTTGCTATTGAGCATTAACTGAATGGAGCATAAGGGTAAAGTAGTTTTTGTCGGCATGAAGATTGTTCCCTCATCGCTAATCAGGGAATTCTCATCAATGCCGCAGGTTAAGGGTGCGCTGTAGGGGGGACTGTGACGATGGAGGTGGCGATCGAAGCTGTTCTGTTTAGCCGGCGATCGCTGCTGAAAAAAGCTGTATCGCTGTCGGGAATATAATGGGTTGGTTCCTCCGGTTCCTCCTTCCTCCTCTATCTCTTCATCCCGAGTTTTTGCAGTTTCCTCACCCTGCCTGGGGTGAAGGATATAGACCGGATTCGTGCTACCGAGCAAATTTCGGTAGCGATTAAGGTCTCCCTGCCAGTTGCACCAATCTGGCAGCTTTACCCACAACGTGGCTGGGATTTTTTGTTCGATCAGCAGGTCAAATACACCGCCCACCATACCCTTAAAAGATGGGTAGGAAACTTGCAAGGGATGAGGCGGCGCGATCGCACTGAGGGCGCAATCATAAAGAGACACATCCTGATTTGTTGATAAATTCATCTTCATTGAAGTGTCCGCGAGTTGGCAAATCCCTGTACTTCACCCAGGGGAGGAAATCCGACGCCAGCAACTTAATGCACTTCCCCGGTTTAGGTTGATGTTACAAACTGAACATCATCGCTACAAACGTGGGAATCAGTATATTGGCCTAAACGTCACTTTTGTTTAAGTTTCCAGAATTTTTCAAGGGTCCGAGCCATCATTTATTGAATTTAAACACCCTGATTATGCAGATAGCTTCGCCCCCTTAGTCCCTTGACCTAGCTCAATTACCGCTCTCCATCTCATCCCTCAATGGGCAAAAGATCGAGTTGGGTATAGAAAACAGGGTCTCCTCAGACCTTCTCAGTCTTTTTTATCTTCCCTCAATCCGGGAAGATTATTATTGGAATGACCAAGGGTAATTCTATTTTAAAGTTAAAATTCTACATTTTACATTCGTAATCTTACGCAAAAAGCGCCTTATTACAGGCGCTTTAAACCGTCAATCCACCTCAAGTCCCCTGCTTTGATGTCTTGGGGAGGGCTTTTGGTCTGACTCGACTCAAATGCAGCAAAAAGTAGAGTTTCGCTGCATTGTTGCCAAAAACAACCTCAACAGGTAACTCTCCCCGTCCCCAGACCCGTTAAACCACAGCGGCAAACCGTTGATTTAACGCCTCCCGCGCTTGTTCTCGGTCATCAAAATGGATTTTTTCTGTCCCGAGAATTTGATAATCTTCATGGCCCTTACCGGCAATCACCACCCCATCACCGGGTTTTGCTTCCAGGATGGCGGTCCGAATTGCGATCGCGCGATCGCCAATCACTCGCGCTGAAATACTCTGAGGAATCCCTGCCGCCACATCCTTTAAAATCTGTTCCGGGTCTTCAGTCCGAGGATTATCCGAAGTCACCACCACTACATCGGCCAATTCTGCCGCAATTTTACCCATAATCGGACGTTTGGTGCGATCGCGATCGCCCCCGCACCCAAACACACAAATTAATTTCCCCGAAATAAAAGGTCGCGTCGCCTTCAGCACATTTTCCAAACTATCCGGCGTATGAGCATAATCCACGATCGCGCTAATATCCTGGTCCGGCTTAATCAGCACCTGTTCCATCCGTCCTGGCACTCCCGGAAACTCCGGCAACACTGCCACAATCTCCGCCAACGGAATCCCAAAATGCAGGGCCGCCCCCACTGCCGCCAGCATATTTTCTACATTGTATTGTCCCACCAAGGGCAAAGAAAACTTGGCATTACCCACCGGCGTATGTAGCATTCCCTTCACCCCTGCCGGTTCATACTCAATATCACTGGTCCATAAATCCGCCTGGGAATTGTGGGTGCTATAACCCCACAACTTATCCCCACTCAACCGTTCCGCCAAGCGTTGTCCATAGCTATCATCAATATTCACCACCGCGCAACCTTGCAAATATTCGGCACTGAACAGCTTGGCTTTGGCCTCGAAGTAATCCTCCATCGTTGCATGGAAATCGAGGTGGTCCTGGGTCAAATTCGTAAAAATCCCGACTTGAAACGGCAACCCCTGCACCCGTCCCTGGGCCAAGGAATGGGAACTGACTTCCATCACCCCAAATTCGCATCCCGCCTGGACTGCATCACTTAACTGATGATTCAAGTCCACCGCAAACGGGGTCGTATGGGCCGCCACCTGTTCAAATCCCGGCCACCGGACATACAGGGTCCCTAATAGCGCCGTGGGTTTTTGGACCTTCTGGAGAATAAACTCCACTAAATGAGTCGTTGTCGTTTTGCCATTGGTCCCGGTTATCCCAATTAAATTGAGTTTTTTCCCCGGTTCCCCATAAAAGGCTGCGGCTACCTGGGCACAGGCAGCGGTCATATCTGCCACGGGAATCACCACGGCATCAGATTGGGGTGGGTGTTTTTGCGCCGCTTGAGGACTGACTAAGGCTGCCACCGCACCGGCTGCGATCGCCGAGGGCCAAAAATCACCGCCATCTACCCGGGTTCCCGGCATTCCAATAAAGAGATCCCCAGGTTTGCACCCATGAGAATTGGTACTTAAACCCGTGACCTCGATTTCCAGCGCTTCCTTGTCAAGGGTCTCTAACAGAATGCTGGGTAATAACGCTTTGAGCTTCATCGTTTTAATTCCTCACAGGCGATTGGGCGATCGTTCATCCAAGAGAGAGGGGAATGGGGTTAATCCGGAATCCAATTGTTAAAAGTCTATAAAAACCCGGCAGGCTCAAGCCTGGGGCTACACGGACGAAGCCCGCCTGCGCGGGCTGTTAGAGAAAATTGACTTTTAACAACTAGATTTGGGATAACTTTTTCTCCCCTCTCGTCTTGCATTATTTTTCGCCTATTGTGAATCATTTTTCGGAAAGTATTGCTGTAACATTTGCTGCACTTGCTGCACCGAAGCCCGAGGAGAGGGCCTGGGCAAGGGTTCCTCTTTTGCCTGATTTTCCGAGTCTGGGTCCGGGTCAATCACCCGACAGAGCACGGGGATTTCATACTGATAAGCGGCGAACCACTCGGCCTGGGTGGTAATGTCGCGCACCTCTAGCTCAAATTTCAAGTCCCGAATCTGTTCTATTTTTTCCTGCAACCCCTCGCAGAGGTGGCAATCCGGCTTGCTGTACAAAATTAATCGCATCTTATTTACTCCAGACCCCAACGGTGCTTATTTTAGGGGAAAGCAAGCCTGATACCAACTCCGGGTATAAGGGGATTGCAAAATATAAAATCTCCAAAACGTTCGTTCGTAGTGACGGATCAATGGAGTAGCCCGGTCAATGTAGGGGCGCAATGCTTGCGCCCCAGGGGCGCAAGCATTGCGCCCCTACACTTCTTTCACTTGAACGGTTGGATGATTTATTTTTTGCAATCCCCTAAACAGTCGTTTTTATCAATTAGCCTGCGAAGGCAGGCTTTGTCCGTGTAGCCCCAGGCTTTAGCCTGTGGGGTTTTTATAGACAGGAGTCGATGCTGCTTATCAATTAGCCTGCGAAGGCAGGCTTTGTCCGTGTAGCCCCAGGCTTGAGCCTGCGGGGTTTTTAATAACAGAAGTCGATGCAGTAATTGCCACCCATCAGCTTATAATCTGGATTGGCACTTTCCCCTTGATGTTTGAGTCTTCATACTCAGTTCCCTAACCGGCACTGCCCGGTCAGGAAATACATTTGAGAGCCTCTCGCCTATTCCTTCGGGTAACTTCATAAAACTTTACCAAGTAATGTAAGCCTTCCGGAATAGGGATTCCAAGCCCTGGGATAGAAGCAAGTCCACCGCTAAACTCCTCCCTTAGAAAGAAAATACTTATTCCCGACCAAGTTAGGGGAGTTTTAGAGTATGATTGATTTTGGAAACCCTTAAATGACTTATTACAGTAAAGAAACGAGCATGGTCAACTCAGTACAGGCACCAACCAAATCCACCACCAGTCTCGACTTGGATGAACTGAACCAACGATTTGAGTCATCCCATCCCCACGAGATTCTGGCCTGGTGCATCAATAATTTTCCCACAGGGCTTGTGCAAAGCACGGCATTTGGAGCCAGCGGCATGGTTGTCATGGACCTCCTCTACCGTGAACTCAAATCTAATCCCCCGGTGCCTGTTCTGTTTCTCGACACCTTGCACCACTTTGCAGAAACTCTGGAATTGGTAGAACGCTCTAAGCAACACTACAACTTAGATTTGCATATCTACAAAAACCCAGAAGCCAGCGATCGCCAAGAGTTCGCCAAACATTACGGCACGGCCTTATGGCACAGCAACGTTGAACAATTCCACTATCTCACGAAAGTGGAACCCCTGAAACGCGGCTTGGAAGAACTGAATGTCGTCGCCTGGATCACCGGACGCCGCCGGGACCAATCCAGTTCTCGCGCTCAAATGCCCATCTTTGAACGGGATAACGATGGACGTATCAAAGTCAATCCCTTAGCAAACTGGACCCGCAAAGAAACCTGGGGTTACATCATGCAGCATAATGTCCCTTACAATAGCCTCCATGATCAAGGGTATGGCAGCATTGGTGATGAACCCCTGACAACTCCCGTGGGTGCAGGCGAACATGAACGCGCTGGACGCTGGCGGGGTTCGGCTAAAAGTGAATGCGGTATTCATATCTAAGGGGAAGTTAATAGTCTTTTGTCCTCGGGTTTATCAGCAAGGCGATCGCGCCTGTTTGTGCAAACCAAAAAGAAACAAAGCACAATAGACAAAGGACAAAGGACTAATAACAACCCATGATTAAAATTCTGCATCTTTCAGATATCCATATCGGCAGTGGGTTTTCCCACGGACGAATCAATCCAGCCACGGGCTTAAACACGCGCTTAGAAGATTTTGTCAGCACCTTGAGTCGCTGTATCGATCGCGCCATTGCAGAACCCGTGGATTTAGTTTTGTTTGGCGGGGATGCCTTTCCCGATGCTACCCCTCCTCCGTTTGTCCAAGAAGCCTTTGCGCGGCAATTTCATCGGTTAGTCGAAGCAAATATCCCCACAGTTTTGCTCGTCGGCAACCATGATCAACATTCCCAAGGACAAGGGGGAGCAAGTTTATCCATTTATCGCACTTTGGGAGTCCCGGGTTTTATCGTCGGCGATCGCGTCACCACTCATCGCATAGAAACTGCCAAGGGTCCGGTGCAAATCATTACGTTACCTTGGATTACTCGTTCCACGTTAATGACGCGACAGCAAACCGAGGGGATTTCTCTCTCGGATGTGAATCAGCTATTAATTGACCGTTTGCGGGTCGTCCTAGAAGGGGAAGTCCGCAAACTGGACAAAACCGTGCCAACAGTCCTACTGGCGCATTTGATGGCCGATCGCGCCGAATTAGGGGCGGAACGGTTTTTGGCAGTCGGCAAGGGGTTTACCATTCCGATATCCCTGTTAATTCGCCCCGAGTTTGATTATGTAGCATTGGGTCATGTTCACCGCCACCAGAACCTGAATCCCACGAACAATCCGCCAGTGATTTATCCCGGGAGTATTGAACGGGTAGATTTCAGTGAACAGAAGGAAGATAAAGGCTATGTGATGGTGGAGTTAGAACGGGGACAGGTGAAGTGGGAATTTTGCCCGTTGGTTGTGAGAGATTTTAAGACGATTAAGGTGGATGTATCGGAGGCGGAGAATCCTCAAGAGCAGATTTTAAAGGCAGTCGGTAAACAGGAGATTAAGGATGCAGTGGTGAGACTGATTTATCAATTGCGATCGCACCAAATTGATTTAATCGATAACACCGTTATTCATGCAGCCTTAAGCGCCGCACATAACTACACCATCCAAGCCGAACTCGTCAGCCAACTCGCCCGACCCCGAGTTCCCGAATTGAATGCGGGCGCTGGAATTGACCCGTTAAGTGCCTTACAAACCTATTTAGATAATCGAGAAGGATTAGAGGATATCAAAACCGATTTGCTAGAAGCGGCAGAGGGTTTATTGGCGGGAGATGAGCAGATGTGGCAATTTTCCTCAACGGCTGAAGATGGGGAAGAGAGGAAGGCGATCGATGATGCCTCAGTGCAACTGAAATTACTTTGATAATGACTTGACAAAATTGCGTAGCCGTGATAAAAATATTACCTAAACCTGGGGAATAGGAGTTGCGGTAAAATAGAGGCCAGGTAACAATACAACCCTGGCTACACCCGAGGTAAAGATGAGAATCCATAAAATTTCGGTTACCAACCTTTTTGGTATTTTTAATCACTCCATCCCCTTAAATTTAGATGAGCGCATTACCATCATTCATGGTCCGAATGGATTTGGTAAAACCATCTTACTAAGAATGCTCAATGGACTGTTTAATTTCCGTTACTTGGAATTAGTTACGATTCCCTTCACCGAATTTAGGGTCGAGTTTGATGAGGGGACTCAGTTGGTTGTTACCCAGTCAATCGATAAAAATCCCAAAGCTAAGAAGCACCCGGCAACCCTTCAATTGCTTAATGCTAAATCATCGAAAAGCGATAAATTCCAACTCATTGATGTAGCTTCTGATTCTAAGAGATTCAAGCAAATTAGTCAAGTAATTGATAGTATTATTCCAGAAATAAATCGGATTAATTATACAACATGGCTACATTTACAAACCAATGAGCAACTTTCTTTTGAAGATGTTATTGCTAGATTTGGTCAATTTTTCCCTGAAGAATTAGGGAAAATAGCCCCAGATCCAAGTTGGTTAATTGATGTTAAAAAATCAGAAGTGTTGAATGTCAATAAAAACCTGATAAGAATAGCCCAAATCATGTTATAATAGAGGCTAAAAAATCCAACGTTTGAGTTTAAGCATGACTAAACATACATTTTTCCAAATTGTCAAAGACATTTTGAAAGACCTGCCAAAAAATGATTATCCGGTATTGAACAGCCGTCTGTTTGTCGATTGCTGGCTATCTTATGTAATGGATAACAGCTTAACCAGTATGCGAGATTTATTTAAAAGATTAAACAACACTGG includes:
- the cysH gene encoding phosphoadenosine phosphosulfate reductase, whose translation is MTYYSKETSMVNSVQAPTKSTTSLDLDELNQRFESSHPHEILAWCINNFPTGLVQSTAFGASGMVVMDLLYRELKSNPPVPVLFLDTLHHFAETLELVERSKQHYNLDLHIYKNPEASDRQEFAKHYGTALWHSNVEQFHYLTKVEPLKRGLEELNVVAWITGRRRDQSSSRAQMPIFERDNDGRIKVNPLANWTRKETWGYIMQHNVPYNSLHDQGYGSIGDEPLTTPVGAGEHERAGRWRGSAKSECGIHI
- a CDS encoding sensor histidine kinase, yielding MYKWVLPTISEVLAQAGKADNSSDPGMGLTGEDPGDRNGPTPRPDAATVWLRRIRADRQWQGAVASVCSLLDGELAGDHPDTHNPLSTKGLVLSGPVPVLTQSPHLEQFSTWTFAGVQQSGAGLSSSLFFPTTDSGSDAPNPTVLPLLTGDPLAREQFCLVLTARFSLVMLVGLNPQGQPAFQFSFDPETIALVWQGLRSRLLPFKNQTAISTLDQQFQRFHPCTPDYKIVCQFTQQLLEYLPDPLELDREMLNEMETFAADWTGWGSSMRALPQSGEDCPNGEAEICWEVSRPDGNSRVSTSGERRTALNNPDPGTAKTLRSKGGKAVGTVSAKTANPRKPAIDQPLDDLRDAASKNVRNQAPALDVELLQAIAHEVRTPLATIRTLTRLLLKRRHLDAEIIKRLEAIDRECSEQIDRFGLFFRAVELETTKDAHAPVHLTSTSLTQVLNSCIPRWEKQASRRNLTLDVILPQKMPSVVSDPSLLDQVLTGAIDNFTSTLPAGGKLRVEISLAGHQLKVELHSQTHASVNSEPSVSGTQALKSLGQMLMFQPETGNLSLNLSVTKNLFQALGGKLIVRNRHQHGQVLTIFLPLEMRG
- a CDS encoding ATP-binding protein; this encodes MNLSTNQDVSLYDCALSAIAPPHPLQVSYPSFKGMVGGVFDLLIEQKIPATLWVKLPDWCNWQGDLNRYRNLLGSTNPVYILHPRQGEETAKTRDEEIEEEGGTGGTNPLYSRQRYSFFQQRSPAKQNSFDRHLHRHSPPYSAPLTCGIDENSLISDEGTIFMPTKTTLPLCSIQLMLNSKLNEEYFLIVLSPELSVAILASPAQSKGVESHSHRESHPNKTLVALYSLDQQTIQQVFDGLKVSVSKGRCQSCPISEENQYPIETSGRVCENLLANWDIAFGHMELSKPDPLLLGHLFSKQLQRLEQQGQELAGEGELAALQRQNQELLDALKFKDEFLNKIGQELRTPLTNMKTALSLLDSPKLKPAQRDRYSALLHQSCDRQNALIEGFLELVRLESEVDQAKMEGIRLGELVPGIVSTYQPIAQEKGVLLAYTLRSTLPPVVCTRDWIKKIVINLLQNAIKFTGSGGEVWVRSKQQGDYVQLEFRDTGTGIPPGEIPKIFEAFYRGRQAINDDIEGAGLGLTIVQQLLLHSGGSITVKSRVGRGSVFSILLPVYNESDGEW
- a CDS encoding UDP-N-acetylmuramoyl-L-alanyl-D-glutamate--2,6-diaminopimelate ligase, producing the protein MKLKALLPSILLETLDKEALEIEVTGLSTNSHGCKPGDLFIGMPGTRVDGGDFWPSAIAAGAVAALVSPQAAQKHPPQSDAVVIPVADMTAACAQVAAAFYGEPGKKLNLIGITGTNGKTTTTHLVEFILQKVQKPTALLGTLYVRWPGFEQVAAHTTPFAVDLNHQLSDAVQAGCEFGVMEVSSHSLAQGRVQGLPFQVGIFTNLTQDHLDFHATMEDYFEAKAKLFSAEYLQGCAVVNIDDSYGQRLAERLSGDKLWGYSTHNSQADLWTSDIEYEPAGVKGMLHTPVGNAKFSLPLVGQYNVENMLAAVGAALHFGIPLAEIVAVLPEFPGVPGRMEQVLIKPDQDISAIVDYAHTPDSLENVLKATRPFISGKLICVFGCGGDRDRTKRPIMGKIAAELADVVVVTSDNPRTEDPEQILKDVAAGIPQSISARVIGDRAIAIRTAILEAKPGDGVVIAGKGHEDYQILGTEKIHFDDREQAREALNQRFAAVV
- a CDS encoding glutaredoxin family protein, giving the protein MRLILYSKPDCHLCEGLQEKIEQIRDLKFELEVRDITTQAEWFAAYQYEIPVLCRVIDPDPDSENQAKEEPLPRPSPRASVQQVQQMLQQYFPKNDSQ
- the sbcD gene encoding exonuclease subunit SbcD, giving the protein MIKILHLSDIHIGSGFSHGRINPATGLNTRLEDFVSTLSRCIDRAIAEPVDLVLFGGDAFPDATPPPFVQEAFARQFHRLVEANIPTVLLVGNHDQHSQGQGGASLSIYRTLGVPGFIVGDRVTTHRIETAKGPVQIITLPWITRSTLMTRQQTEGISLSDVNQLLIDRLRVVLEGEVRKLDKTVPTVLLAHLMADRAELGAERFLAVGKGFTIPISLLIRPEFDYVALGHVHRHQNLNPTNNPPVIYPGSIERVDFSEQKEDKGYVMVELERGQVKWEFCPLVVRDFKTIKVDVSEAENPQEQILKAVGKQEIKDAVVRLIYQLRSHQIDLIDNTVIHAALSAAHNYTIQAELVSQLARPRVPELNAGAGIDPLSALQTYLDNREGLEDIKTDLLEAAEGLLAGDEQMWQFSSTAEDGEERKAIDDASVQLKLL